In Streptomyces sp. TS71-3, the following proteins share a genomic window:
- a CDS encoding MATE family efflux transporter has translation MPDLTRGPILTGIVGIAAPLALANLLQQGYLLVDSAVVGRYVGVAGLAAMGAAQPLYAILSSLFTGVSGAFAVRLGQLTGAGKLSGPGRHDDRSALLALALCTGAWSVLCAAIAVPAAGPLLALTGVTGEVAAEARTFVVTLCSGMVAIYALGAVCAVLTGRGDARGATGLQITASALNATFAWLFVGPWRFGIAGAALAVLAANSLAAVAGLVRLVREERRRPSPAAAVTAATVRAEVRRGLRVGAPMGAQYLLIGVGILVLVWIITPFGEPALAALTVVSRLELLTTVLFLNLSGALMVFTAQNTGAGQSARIREGVRSTAWLGAALTVVVSLLLLAERGPIAALFSGNPETRLVTERYVLITAPFFLCYTLTIVLHGWFNGITRAVVPLICTVASLGVVRLPLSYVLGHAWGVDGVMWATVIGWAVGLGYTLLATWQTARATAPRPPRRSRPAVKPDDRVDR, from the coding sequence GTGCCGGACCTCACGCGGGGCCCGATCCTGACCGGGATCGTCGGGATCGCGGCCCCGCTGGCCCTGGCCAATCTGCTCCAGCAGGGCTACCTGCTGGTCGACAGCGCGGTCGTCGGCCGGTACGTGGGCGTCGCCGGCCTGGCCGCGATGGGCGCGGCGCAGCCGCTCTACGCGATCCTCAGCTCGCTGTTCACCGGTGTCTCGGGCGCGTTCGCCGTACGGCTCGGGCAGCTCACCGGCGCCGGGAAGCTCAGCGGCCCCGGGCGGCACGACGACCGGAGCGCGCTGCTGGCGCTCGCGCTCTGCACGGGCGCGTGGTCGGTGCTCTGCGCCGCGATCGCGGTGCCGGCCGCGGGGCCGCTGCTGGCGCTGACGGGCGTGACCGGCGAGGTCGCCGCCGAGGCACGCACCTTCGTGGTGACGCTGTGCTCGGGCATGGTCGCGATCTACGCGCTCGGCGCGGTGTGCGCGGTACTGACCGGCCGCGGCGACGCCCGCGGTGCCACCGGCCTGCAGATCACCGCGAGCGCGTTGAACGCGACGTTCGCGTGGCTGTTCGTGGGCCCCTGGCGATTCGGGATCGCGGGCGCCGCGCTCGCGGTGCTGGCCGCCAACTCCCTGGCGGCGGTGGCCGGGCTGGTCCGCCTGGTGCGCGAGGAGCGGCGGCGGCCGTCCCCGGCCGCCGCGGTCACGGCCGCGACGGTGCGCGCCGAGGTACGGCGCGGCCTGCGGGTCGGCGCCCCGATGGGCGCCCAGTACCTGCTGATCGGCGTCGGCATCCTGGTGCTGGTGTGGATCATCACGCCGTTCGGGGAGCCGGCCCTCGCGGCGCTGACCGTCGTCTCCCGGCTGGAGCTGCTGACCACGGTGCTGTTCCTGAACCTCTCCGGTGCGCTGATGGTGTTCACCGCACAGAACACCGGCGCGGGCCAGAGCGCGCGCATCCGCGAAGGGGTCCGCAGCACCGCCTGGTTGGGCGCCGCGCTCACCGTGGTGGTGTCCCTGCTGCTGCTCGCCGAACGCGGGCCGATCGCCGCGCTGTTCTCCGGCAACCCGGAGACCCGGCTGGTGACCGAGCGGTACGTCCTCATCACGGCACCCTTCTTCCTGTGCTACACGCTGACGATCGTGCTGCACGGCTGGTTCAACGGCATCACCCGCGCCGTCGTGCCGCTGATCTGCACGGTGGCGTCGCTGGGCGTGGTCAGGCTGCCGTTGTCGTACGTGCTGGGACACGCATGGGGCGTCGACGGCGTCATGTGGGCGACGGTGATCGGCTGGGCCGTGGGACTGGGCTACACGCTGCTGGCCACCTGGCAGACGGCGAGGGCGACCGCACCCCGGCCACCGCGCAGGAGCCGGCCCGCCGTGAAACCGGACGACAGGGTCGACCGGTGA
- a CDS encoding SDR family NAD(P)-dependent oxidoreductase, producing MTGLGVAVVTGAGRGLGRAVVLALARAGFDVVVNTRTALERAAEVAREAEALGVRAAAVRADVTDGGAVEEMMRRAASLGPLRVLVNNAALRERVPLAEMTFEDWRRAHTVTLDGAFRCAQAVLPALRASGGGRIVNLLGANALRGDPERVHVSAAKHGLVGLTLALANACASEGITVNAVSPARMHADTGAERARRREQVADLVAHLALPASGGISGQVIEAGGPR from the coding sequence ATGACGGGGCTCGGGGTCGCCGTCGTCACCGGCGCGGGCCGCGGTCTCGGCCGTGCCGTGGTCCTCGCCCTCGCCCGTGCCGGGTTCGACGTCGTGGTCAACACCCGTACCGCGCTGGAGCGGGCCGCGGAGGTGGCACGGGAGGCCGAGGCGCTGGGCGTCCGCGCGGCGGCTGTGCGCGCGGACGTCACGGACGGCGGCGCGGTCGAGGAGATGATGCGGCGGGCCGCGTCCCTCGGTCCGCTGCGGGTCCTGGTCAACAACGCGGCCCTGCGCGAGCGCGTGCCGCTCGCGGAGATGACCTTCGAGGACTGGCGGCGAGCCCACACCGTGACGCTGGACGGGGCGTTCCGCTGCGCGCAGGCCGTGCTGCCCGCGCTCAGGGCCTCGGGCGGCGGCCGCATCGTCAACCTGCTCGGCGCGAACGCGCTGCGCGGAGACCCGGAGCGCGTGCACGTCTCCGCGGCCAAGCACGGCCTCGTCGGCCTCACGCTCGCCCTGGCGAACGCCTGCGCGTCCGAGGGCATCACCGTCAACGCCGTCTCGCCGGCGAGGATGCACGCCGACACCGGCGCCGAGAGGGCCCGGCGCCGCGAGCAGGTGGCGGACCTCGTCGCCCACCTCGCCCTGCCGGCGTCGGGCGGCATCAGCGGGCAGGTCATCGAGGCGGGCGGTCCCCGGTAG
- a CDS encoding MmgE/PrpD family protein, translating to MTAARGATVELAAFTAGLDLKDIPEGVVHEAKRALVDWLAAALAGAGQPSADALHRASDRLAPGEAATLIGRGERASAPHAALFNGFASHLQDYDDTFNPGDTTVHGSAPVWPVVFALAEQRPVGGAAALAAFVAGFETEARVGIAAGPGHYEAGWHVTGTTGHLGAAAAGARLLGLGPERTAHALGTAGTQAAGLKEVYGTDGKALHPGKAAMDGLLSAVLADEGFTSAMTIIEGARGFLAVLAPAPTHEPLLDRLGALWHLAANGYKAYPSGSLTHPTIDAVLALRERHGFTAEDVAEVEARVHPYAATVTGKVRPRTGLDAKFSLTHGAAVALLAPRPGLAHFTDEGACDPATGEARERVTVVADPSIGKQGAEVAVTLHDGRVLRETVAHNKGTPGNPLPDADIEAKFLDVAGPRLGAGAARALLDLCRRAEELADFGALVRATAQRAAV from the coding sequence GTGACGGCGGCCCGGGGAGCGACCGTCGAACTGGCAGCGTTCACCGCCGGACTCGACCTGAAGGACATCCCCGAGGGCGTGGTGCACGAGGCGAAACGGGCCCTCGTCGACTGGCTCGCCGCCGCGCTGGCCGGGGCCGGGCAGCCTTCGGCCGACGCCCTGCACCGCGCCTCGGACCGGCTCGCCCCCGGCGAGGCGGCCACCCTGATCGGCCGCGGCGAACGCGCAAGTGCCCCGCACGCCGCGCTGTTCAACGGCTTCGCCTCCCACCTCCAGGACTACGACGACACCTTCAACCCCGGTGACACGACGGTGCACGGCAGCGCCCCCGTGTGGCCGGTGGTCTTCGCCCTCGCCGAGCAGCGGCCCGTCGGCGGGGCGGCGGCGCTCGCCGCGTTCGTCGCCGGGTTCGAGACCGAGGCGCGGGTGGGCATCGCCGCCGGCCCCGGGCACTACGAGGCCGGCTGGCACGTCACCGGCACGACCGGGCACCTCGGAGCCGCCGCCGCGGGCGCCCGGCTGCTCGGCCTCGGCCCCGAGCGCACCGCGCACGCCCTCGGCACCGCGGGCACGCAGGCGGCGGGCCTGAAGGAGGTGTACGGCACGGACGGCAAGGCGCTGCACCCCGGCAAGGCGGCGATGGACGGCCTGCTCTCCGCGGTTCTCGCCGACGAGGGCTTCACCTCGGCCATGACGATCATCGAGGGCGCCCGCGGCTTCCTCGCCGTCCTGGCACCCGCGCCCACCCACGAGCCCCTGCTGGACCGGCTCGGGGCGCTGTGGCACCTCGCCGCGAACGGCTACAAGGCCTACCCGAGCGGTTCGCTGACCCACCCCACCATCGACGCGGTCCTCGCACTGCGCGAGCGCCACGGGTTCACCGCGGAGGACGTCGCGGAGGTCGAGGCGCGGGTGCACCCCTACGCGGCGACCGTGACCGGCAAGGTGCGCCCGCGGACGGGGCTCGACGCCAAGTTCAGCCTCACCCACGGAGCCGCCGTCGCGCTCCTCGCGCCCCGTCCCGGGCTCGCGCACTTCACCGACGAGGGAGCGTGCGACCCGGCCACCGGCGAGGCACGCGAGCGCGTCACGGTCGTCGCGGATCCGTCGATCGGCAAGCAGGGCGCCGAGGTGGCCGTCACCCTGCATGACGGCCGCGTCCTGCGGGAGACCGTCGCCCACAACAAGGGCACCCCCGGCAACCCGCTGCCCGACGCGGACATAGAGGCGAAGTTCCTCGACGTGGCGGGCCCCCGGCTCGGCGCAGGCGCCGCACGGGCACTGCTCGACCTCTGCCGGCGCGCCGAGGAGCTCGCCGACTTCGGGGCGCTGGTACGGGCCACCGCGCAGAGGGCCGCCGTATGA
- a CDS encoding ACP S-malonyltransferase, with the protein MRQLYLFSGMAGMHGPPLAALRALYARPENARYFTTAAEAVARVLDHVGADAYRGELPEGIPLTAWLRGEAPDAGVLQHSIVDGLCAHIYHLCMLQPAVGGADGDRPPPVAAIGHSMGLIGAMVAGMRMTSRREYTALCHDLIAMTALTLIRCHQLAPPQTDAATPMAAVLGMPAEELRELVRGTRVHLALANSDRSHVLAGVPAELAEFRGTHAERLAAPGVRWAYLRSTAPFHTALLAPAVRAALEDRHFMTFPLTGDRLAVPVYVADAPVNLQHRGDLLPDVLAHAVSRPLDWPGTVHAAIEDCRPDQVVDFGPGASALVFTRESLRGSDDDLRYRRIPEP; encoded by the coding sequence GTGCGACAGTTATACCTGTTCAGCGGCATGGCGGGCATGCACGGCCCGCCGCTTGCCGCGCTGCGAGCGCTCTACGCGCGGCCGGAGAACGCCCGGTACTTCACCACCGCGGCCGAGGCGGTGGCGCGCGTCCTCGACCACGTCGGCGCGGACGCCTACCGCGGGGAGCTGCCCGAAGGCATCCCGCTGACCGCCTGGCTGCGCGGAGAGGCGCCGGACGCCGGTGTCCTGCAGCACTCCATCGTGGACGGCCTGTGCGCCCACATCTACCACCTGTGCATGCTGCAACCCGCCGTCGGCGGCGCGGACGGCGACCGGCCCCCGCCGGTGGCCGCCATCGGCCACAGCATGGGGCTGATCGGCGCGATGGTCGCCGGGATGCGGATGACCAGCCGCCGCGAGTACACCGCGCTCTGCCACGACCTGATCGCGATGACCGCGCTCACCCTGATCCGCTGCCACCAGCTGGCACCGCCGCAGACGGACGCGGCCACGCCGATGGCGGCGGTCCTGGGCATGCCCGCCGAGGAGCTGCGCGAGCTGGTGAGGGGCACACGGGTTCACCTGGCTCTCGCGAACTCCGACCGCTCGCATGTACTGGCCGGCGTTCCGGCCGAACTCGCGGAGTTCCGGGGGACGCACGCCGAGCGGCTGGCCGCGCCCGGGGTGCGGTGGGCCTACCTGCGCAGCACCGCGCCGTTCCACACCGCGCTGCTGGCACCGGCGGTGCGTGCGGCGCTGGAGGACCGGCACTTCATGACGTTCCCGCTCACCGGCGACCGGCTGGCCGTGCCTGTTTACGTCGCCGACGCGCCGGTCAACCTCCAGCACCGCGGTGACCTGCTGCCCGACGTCCTCGCCCACGCGGTGAGTCGCCCGCTGGACTGGCCCGGCACGGTCCACGCCGCGATCGAGGACTGCCGTCCCGACCAGGTGGTCGACTTCGGACCGGGCGCGTCGGCCCTGGTGTTCACCCGGGAGAGCCTGCGCGGCAGCGACGACGACCTGCGCTACCGCCGCATCCCCGAACCCTAG
- a CDS encoding tripartite tricarboxylate transporter substrate binding protein, with translation MRTVTRWATATTAMALALTGCGLQRGGMSSSGTPNRTEIVVHTGPGGGSDVFARQVVKLLQKTRLISDNWPVRNQAEGSGIGAMSYLIGRKGRVDSIAAVTPTWLVTPLTLSGASVSVDQVQPVAGVLLEPQLLAVRADSPYRSAKDLVADAKAHPDRLVQVGGSVTATDSLTGKALQAGTGAKWKYLTFSDSGQRIASLLRGDAQMMIGASGDFSEQVKAGHIRIVAVVGDRRVAAFPKASTLKEQGFDVSDLPTEFRGFVGPPDMPAAALTYYQKEFGKLVKTPEWARYARQNGDITQYMDADRFAAFLDTQNEQLKTLVDRLGLVQQ, from the coding sequence ATGCGCACAGTGACGCGCTGGGCCACGGCGACGACGGCCATGGCGCTGGCCCTCACGGGCTGCGGGCTCCAGCGGGGCGGCATGTCGTCCTCGGGAACGCCCAACAGGACCGAGATCGTCGTGCACACCGGACCGGGCGGCGGCAGCGACGTCTTCGCCCGGCAGGTCGTGAAGCTGCTCCAGAAGACCCGGCTGATCTCCGACAACTGGCCGGTGCGCAACCAGGCCGAGGGCTCCGGGATCGGCGCGATGTCCTACCTCATCGGCAGGAAGGGCCGCGTCGACAGCATCGCCGCCGTCACCCCGACCTGGCTGGTCACCCCGCTGACCCTCAGCGGCGCCTCCGTCTCCGTCGACCAGGTGCAACCCGTCGCCGGAGTCCTCCTCGAACCCCAACTGCTCGCCGTGCGCGCCGACTCCCCGTACCGCTCCGCGAAGGACCTCGTGGCCGACGCGAAGGCGCACCCCGACCGCCTGGTGCAGGTCGGCGGCTCCGTCACCGCGACCGACTCGCTGACCGGCAAGGCCCTTCAGGCGGGGACCGGCGCGAAGTGGAAGTACCTGACGTTCAGCGACAGCGGGCAGCGCATCGCCTCCCTGCTCAGGGGCGACGCGCAGATGATGATCGGTGCGAGCGGCGACTTCTCGGAGCAGGTCAAGGCTGGCCACATCAGGATCGTCGCCGTCGTGGGGGACCGGCGGGTCGCGGCCTTCCCGAAGGCCAGCACCCTGAAGGAGCAGGGGTTCGACGTGTCCGACCTGCCCACGGAGTTCCGCGGCTTCGTCGGCCCGCCCGACATGCCCGCCGCCGCGCTGACGTACTACCAGAAGGAGTTCGGCAAGCTCGTGAAGACCCCCGAGTGGGCGCGCTACGCCCGGCAGAACGGCGACATCACGCAGTACATGGACGCGGACCGGTTCGCCGCGTTCCTCGACACCCAGAACGAGCAGCTGAAGACCCTGGTCGACCGGCTCGGGCTGGTGCAGCAGTGA
- a CDS encoding FkbM family methyltransferase: MSGYELVSFDGELRCYAQSPDEARFQYREIFELGCYDKVSLPARPFVVDVGANIGLFSLYVKQRWPKAEILAFEPIPETLDVLRLNVKMHGLEDVTVQPCALGSERDSDVPFTYYPVIPGNSTRYPAQKELQKSVLVPIEGASVVDRKHTGRQVRAAVERLSSFLGDRSRVDLVEVDVEGAELDVLLGIDAGDWTKIDQVILEVQDIDGRLDAIRALLDRHGLPSTVELSPLIPPEILTYVVHAARP; this comes from the coding sequence ATGTCGGGATACGAGCTGGTCAGCTTCGACGGCGAACTGCGGTGCTACGCGCAGAGTCCGGACGAGGCCCGCTTCCAGTACAGGGAGATATTCGAGCTGGGCTGCTACGACAAGGTGAGCCTTCCCGCCCGGCCCTTCGTCGTCGACGTCGGAGCGAACATCGGCCTCTTCTCGCTGTACGTGAAGCAGCGGTGGCCGAAAGCCGAGATACTGGCCTTCGAACCGATCCCGGAAACGCTGGACGTGCTGCGGCTGAACGTGAAGATGCACGGCCTTGAGGACGTCACCGTGCAGCCGTGCGCGCTGGGCTCGGAACGCGATTCCGACGTGCCGTTCACCTACTATCCGGTCATCCCCGGCAATTCGACGCGTTACCCCGCCCAGAAGGAACTGCAGAAGTCGGTGCTGGTGCCCATCGAGGGAGCGTCCGTCGTCGATCGGAAGCACACCGGCCGCCAGGTCCGGGCCGCCGTGGAGCGGCTTTCCAGCTTCCTCGGCGACCGGAGCAGGGTCGACCTCGTGGAGGTGGACGTCGAAGGGGCGGAACTCGATGTGCTTCTCGGAATCGACGCCGGGGACTGGACGAAGATCGACCAGGTCATCCTGGAGGTCCAGGACATCGACGGCAGGCTCGACGCGATCCGCGCCCTCCTGGACCGCCACGGCCTGCCGTCCACCGTCGAGCTCTCCCCGCTGATTCCGCCCGAGATACTGACCTATGTCGTGCACGCGGCCCGCCCGTGA
- a CDS encoding ACP S-malonyltransferase: MHCLVFPGQGVQHKGMGEDLFERYPRETAAADELLGYSVARLCRDDPDDRLADTRYAQPAVFLVNALSWLDLERGGRRYDYVAGHSLGEFNALVAAGVLDLMDGLALVRRRAELMAGVTRGAMVAVVGLGSARVEATLHGAGLNLVHVANRNSDTQVTVAGDRSQLALAVRVLRGPGVRVLPVAVSGPFHTPLMASAGRAFAKVLREYEFRAGHTPVMSSVTGTRFITDQAVELLSRQIHRPVEWVRAVTALRAEGVAHFDEVGGKTLTAFITRIAAQPTEERL; encoded by the coding sequence ATGCACTGTCTGGTCTTTCCGGGCCAGGGCGTACAGCACAAGGGCATGGGAGAGGACCTGTTCGAGCGGTACCCGCGGGAGACCGCGGCGGCGGACGAGTTGCTCGGTTACTCCGTGGCGCGCCTGTGCCGCGACGACCCCGACGACCGGCTCGCCGACACCCGCTACGCGCAACCCGCCGTCTTCCTCGTCAACGCGCTGTCCTGGCTGGATCTCGAACGCGGCGGCCGCCGGTACGACTACGTGGCCGGCCACAGCCTGGGCGAGTTCAACGCGCTGGTGGCCGCCGGCGTCCTCGACCTGATGGACGGCCTGGCACTGGTCCGGCGCCGCGCCGAGCTGATGGCCGGCGTCACCCGCGGCGCGATGGTCGCGGTCGTCGGGCTGGGCTCCGCGCGGGTCGAGGCGACGCTGCACGGAGCCGGTCTCAACCTCGTGCACGTCGCCAACCGCAACAGCGACACGCAGGTGACGGTGGCCGGAGACCGGTCGCAGCTGGCGCTCGCGGTCAGGGTACTGCGCGGCCCGGGCGTCCGGGTCCTGCCGGTCGCCGTCAGCGGTCCGTTCCACACGCCCCTGATGGCCTCGGCCGGCCGGGCGTTCGCGAAGGTCCTGCGCGAGTACGAGTTCCGTGCCGGGCACACGCCGGTGATGTCGAGCGTCACCGGCACACGGTTCATCACCGACCAGGCGGTCGAGCTGCTCAGCAGGCAGATCCACCGCCCCGTGGAGTGGGTCCGGGCGGTCACGGCCCTCCGCGCCGAGGGCGTCGCCCACTTCGACGAAGTGGGCGGCAAGACCCTCACCGCCTTCATCACCCGGATCGCGGCCCAGCCGACGGAGGAACGCTTGTGA
- a CDS encoding type I polyketide synthase, translating to MTTDIAVIGLSVEVPDAPDQHAFWDIVRTGRSLTRPFPARRRREVEEYLNYYWESALVPDTEDGVAFHDGSFLDRVDLFDHEFFGMSPKQAAVTDPHQRLVLRTMYRALEDAGHVGDRLAGSRTGVYVGYAGNPGWSYMEYFSRVDPTLGQLGITGNIVTMLANRLSYLFDLRGPSMVVDSACSASLLALHQARAGLLLGDCEMAVVAGTRIVLAPVRHPHTRIGIESSDGVTRTFDESADGTGFGEGSGAVVLKRLDRALADGDQVYAVIKGSAVNHDGRSEMMTAPDARAQADLLEAAWQDAGVDPRTIGYLEVHGTATRVGDPIEFEGLRRAFAARTDDRRFCAVGTVKANIGHLFEGSGVMGVIKTALALRHRVIPPLANYVRPNNAIDLNDGPVYVPLEAREWQAGDGPRRAGVSAFGLGGTNAHAVLEEFDAATAASGLPAAPAAPRSQAAPAASGSPMAPAASGEGRPSYLFTLSAQSPASLGRLVTRYRESIDDGRIGGSIRDVCWTSNVSRAGHRHRLAYTVTDLSALRAALAATEAGEVPEAAGTDAARGWTGGAELDLHALYAESAEYSADRAGDRPRIVHLPPYEFEETRAWIDFPETWRDRFTLAAPQDRHPLTHEVEFAPAPLAEAGDPSGRVLALVSPASAGAVAAALPDAVLRTPGDKDAEPDLLAEELVDEGFTHLVYAPAFDDRPAADPAELDRRVDEHLMGLFHLAKALMEAGAAIDLVVLTRQALAARPGESGVVAEHAALAGLAKAIGREFPYLTVRFLDVDDAVPATLLRDEILARQAGVYVLRGTDKYRESFAELPQIPAVRDAYLRPGGAYLITGGLGGIGLEAARHFAAGTPGIHLYLLGRTGLPPEAEWDAVAADPRHPAAGRVTAVREIASLGATVHPVAADIADEAALAAVLESIRAAHGRVDGIVHAAGVPGDNLIVYRDADAFASVLRPKLRGAFLLHHLTRDDRPDFVLHMSSVAAVFPALGQADYAAANFYLDHLARALNTPEHRVISIDWVAWREVGMAVAAGVGGDLAFRSLRTRAGLDLVDAALRGDRAGFFAGEVNYTSELMSVLPSYNLALSADVQGKIDKGMEALAERTEQVNTRLREAVESTEVRLTGRLDGVYTDGELMVGRCLAHALGHPTIDVRADFRDLGADSIMAMTIGNNISACLGRPFDTIDLMSERTVVAVSRLIEDKYAAGGPGDDDAWLDDLLTLPGD from the coding sequence GTGACCACGGACATCGCCGTCATCGGCCTCTCGGTCGAGGTGCCGGACGCACCGGACCAGCACGCCTTCTGGGACATCGTCCGCACCGGCCGGAGCCTCACCCGGCCCTTCCCGGCGCGGCGGCGCCGGGAGGTCGAGGAGTACCTGAACTACTACTGGGAATCGGCGCTGGTTCCGGACACCGAGGACGGTGTCGCCTTCCACGACGGCAGCTTCCTGGACCGGGTCGACCTGTTCGACCACGAGTTCTTCGGCATGAGCCCGAAGCAGGCCGCGGTCACCGACCCGCACCAGCGGCTGGTCCTGCGGACGATGTACCGCGCCCTGGAGGACGCCGGCCACGTCGGCGACCGGTTGGCCGGCAGCCGCACCGGCGTGTACGTCGGCTACGCGGGCAACCCCGGCTGGTCGTACATGGAGTACTTCTCCCGCGTCGACCCGACGCTGGGGCAGCTGGGCATCACCGGCAACATCGTCACGATGCTGGCCAACCGGCTCTCGTACCTGTTCGACCTGCGCGGCCCCAGCATGGTGGTCGACAGTGCCTGCTCGGCGTCGCTGCTGGCGCTGCACCAGGCCAGGGCGGGGCTGCTGCTGGGCGACTGCGAGATGGCGGTGGTGGCCGGCACCCGGATCGTGCTGGCACCCGTGCGGCACCCGCACACCCGGATCGGCATCGAGTCGTCCGACGGTGTGACCCGTACGTTCGACGAGAGCGCGGACGGCACCGGCTTCGGCGAGGGCTCCGGGGCCGTCGTGCTCAAGCGCCTCGACAGGGCGCTGGCGGACGGCGACCAGGTGTACGCGGTCATCAAGGGCAGCGCGGTCAACCACGACGGCCGCTCCGAGATGATGACCGCGCCGGACGCCCGGGCCCAGGCCGACCTGCTTGAGGCCGCGTGGCAGGACGCGGGCGTGGACCCCCGCACGATCGGCTACCTGGAGGTGCACGGCACCGCCACCCGGGTCGGGGACCCGATCGAGTTCGAGGGACTGCGGCGGGCCTTCGCCGCCCGCACCGACGACCGGCGGTTCTGCGCGGTGGGCACGGTGAAGGCCAACATCGGCCACCTCTTCGAGGGCTCGGGTGTGATGGGCGTGATCAAGACCGCCCTCGCGCTGCGGCACCGCGTGATCCCGCCGCTGGCCAACTACGTGCGCCCGAACAACGCGATCGACCTCAACGACGGCCCGGTGTACGTGCCGCTGGAAGCACGCGAGTGGCAGGCAGGGGACGGCCCCCGCCGGGCCGGGGTCAGCGCGTTCGGCCTCGGCGGGACCAACGCGCACGCGGTACTGGAGGAGTTCGACGCGGCGACGGCCGCCTCCGGGCTCCCCGCGGCTCCCGCCGCGCCCCGGTCCCAGGCGGCTCCCGCCGCATCCGGGTCCCCCATGGCCCCCGCCGCGTCCGGCGAAGGCAGACCCTCCTACCTGTTCACGCTCAGCGCGCAGAGCCCGGCGTCGCTCGGCCGGCTGGTCACCCGCTACCGCGAGTCGATCGACGACGGCCGGATCGGCGGGAGCATCCGGGACGTGTGCTGGACCTCGAACGTCTCGCGCGCCGGACACCGGCACCGGCTCGCCTACACGGTCACGGACCTGTCCGCTCTGCGTGCGGCGCTGGCGGCCACCGAGGCCGGCGAGGTGCCCGAGGCCGCAGGCACCGACGCCGCCCGAGGCTGGACGGGCGGCGCCGAACTCGACCTGCACGCGCTGTACGCCGAGTCCGCCGAGTACTCCGCGGACCGCGCCGGCGACCGTCCGCGGATCGTGCACCTGCCACCGTACGAGTTCGAGGAGACCCGGGCCTGGATCGACTTCCCCGAGACCTGGCGCGACCGGTTCACGCTCGCGGCGCCGCAGGACAGGCACCCGCTCACCCACGAGGTGGAGTTCGCGCCGGCGCCGCTCGCGGAAGCCGGCGACCCGTCGGGCCGCGTGCTGGCGCTGGTCAGCCCGGCCTCCGCCGGCGCCGTGGCCGCCGCCCTGCCGGACGCGGTGCTGCGCACGCCGGGCGACAAGGACGCCGAACCGGACCTGCTCGCCGAGGAACTCGTCGACGAGGGGTTCACCCACCTGGTGTACGCACCGGCCTTCGACGACCGGCCGGCAGCCGATCCCGCGGAACTCGACCGCCGCGTCGACGAGCACCTGATGGGCCTCTTCCATCTGGCGAAGGCGCTGATGGAGGCGGGCGCTGCCATCGACCTCGTGGTACTGACCCGGCAGGCGCTGGCGGCCCGGCCGGGCGAGTCCGGCGTGGTCGCGGAACACGCGGCGCTCGCCGGGCTGGCGAAGGCGATCGGCCGGGAGTTCCCGTACCTGACCGTCCGGTTCCTCGACGTCGACGACGCGGTGCCGGCCACGCTGCTGCGGGACGAGATCCTCGCCCGGCAGGCCGGCGTGTACGTGCTGCGCGGCACGGACAAGTACCGGGAATCCTTCGCCGAGTTGCCTCAGATTCCGGCGGTCCGCGACGCGTACCTGCGGCCGGGTGGCGCGTACCTGATCACCGGCGGTCTCGGCGGCATCGGCCTGGAGGCGGCCCGGCACTTCGCGGCCGGCACCCCCGGCATCCACCTGTATCTGCTCGGCCGCACCGGCCTGCCACCGGAGGCCGAATGGGACGCGGTGGCCGCCGACCCGCGGCACCCTGCCGCCGGACGCGTCACGGCGGTACGCGAGATCGCCTCCCTCGGCGCCACCGTGCACCCGGTGGCCGCCGATATCGCCGACGAAGCCGCGCTGGCGGCCGTGCTGGAGTCGATCCGCGCCGCGCACGGCCGGGTGGACGGCATCGTGCACGCCGCCGGCGTGCCCGGTGACAACCTCATCGTGTACCGGGACGCGGACGCGTTCGCGTCCGTGCTCCGGCCGAAGCTGCGCGGCGCGTTCCTCCTGCACCACCTGACGCGGGACGACCGCCCCGACTTCGTGCTGCACATGTCCTCGGTGGCCGCGGTGTTCCCGGCACTCGGCCAGGCCGACTACGCGGCCGCGAACTTCTACCTGGACCACCTGGCACGGGCGCTGAACACGCCGGAGCACCGCGTGATCAGCATCGACTGGGTGGCCTGGCGGGAGGTGGGGATGGCCGTCGCCGCCGGCGTGGGCGGAGACCTGGCGTTCCGCTCGCTGCGCACCCGCGCGGGCCTCGACCTGGTCGACGCGGCGCTGCGCGGGGACCGGGCCGGGTTCTTCGCCGGCGAGGTCAACTACACGAGCGAGCTGATGAGCGTCCTGCCCTCGTACAACCTGGCCCTCTCCGCGGACGTCCAGGGCAAGATCGACAAGGGCATGGAGGCGCTCGCGGAGCGGACCGAGCAGGTCAACACCCGCCTGCGCGAGGCCGTGGAGTCCACCGAGGTGCGGCTCACCGGACGCCTCGACGGCGTGTACACCGACGGGGAACTGATGGTGGGCCGCTGCCTGGCGCACGCCCTCGGCCACCCGACGATCGATGTGCGGGCCGACTTCCGGGACCTGGGCGCCGACTCGATCATGGCGATGACCATCGGCAACAACATCTCCGCCTGCCTCGGCCGCCCCTTCGACACCATCGACCTGATGAGCGAGCGGACCGTGGTCGCCGTCAGCCGGCTCATCGAGGACAAGTACGCCGCAGGCGGGCCGGGCGACGACGACGCGTGGCTCGACGACCTGCTGACCCTGCCCGGAGACTGA